One genomic segment of Phalacrocorax carbo chromosome Z, bPhaCar2.1, whole genome shotgun sequence includes these proteins:
- the ENC1 gene encoding ectoderm-neural cortex protein 1 translates to MSVSMHENRKSRASTGSINIYLFHKSSYADSVLTHLNLLRQQRLFTDVLLHAGNRSFPCHRAVLAACSRYFEAMFSGGLKESQDSEVNFHNSIHPEVLELLLDYAYSSRVIINEENAESLLEAGDMLEFQDIRDACAEFLEKNLHPTNCLGMLLLSDAHQCTKLYELSWRMCLGNFQSISKSEDFLQLPKDMVVQLLSSEELETEDERLVYESAINWVNYDLSKRHCYLPELLQTVRLALLPAIYLMENVAMEELITKQRKSKEIVEESIRCKLKILQNDGVVTSLCARPRKTGHSLFLLGGQTFMCDKLYLVDQKAKEIIPKADIPSPRKEFSACAIGCKVYITGGRGSENGVSKDVWVYDTLHEEWSKAAPMLVARFGHGSAELKHCLYVVGGHTAATGCLPASPSVSLKQVEQYDPVTNKWTMVAPLREGVSNAAVVSAKLKLFAFGGTSVSHDKLPKVQCYDQCENRWTVPATCPQPWRYTAAAVLGNQIFIMGGDTEFSACSAYKFNSETYQWTKVGDVTAKRMSCHAVASGNKLYVVGGYFGIQRCKTLDCYDPTLDVWNSITTVPYSLIPTAFVSTWKHLPS, encoded by the coding sequence atgtcagtcAGCATGCATGAAAATCGCAAATCTAGGGCCAGTACTGGCTCCATAAACATATACTTGTTCCACAAGTCATCCTACGCTGATAGTGTCCTTACTCACCTGAACCTTCTGCGTCAGCAGCGTCTCTTCACAGATGTGCTTCTCCATGCTGGGAACAGGTCATTCCCCTGCCACAGAGCTGTTCTAGCTGCTTGTAGCCGCTATTTTGAAGCAATGTTCAGTGGAGGACTGAAGGAGAGCCAGGACAGTGAAGTCAACTTTCATAATTCGATTCACCCGGAAGTCTTGGAGCTTCTTCTGGACTATGCATATTCCTCCAGGGTTATTATCAATGAGGAGAATGCAGAGTCGCTGCTGGAGGCCGGTGACATGCTGGAGTTTCAGGACATTCGGGATGCTTGTGCAgaatttctggagaaaaaccTTCATCCCACCAACTGTCTCggcatgctgctgctgtcagacgCTCACCAGTGCACCAAGCTGTATGAACTCTCTTGGAGGATGTGCCTGGGCAACTTCCAGAGTATCAGTAAAAGTGAAGACTTCCTCCAGCTGCCGAAAGATATGGTAgtgcagctgctttccagtgaAGAATTAGAAACTGAAGATGAAAGGCTGGTATATGAGTCAGCTATCAACTGGGTCAACTATGATCTGAGTAAGCGTCACTGTTATCTGCCTGAGCTATTGCAGACGGTGAGACTGGCCCTCTTGCCAGCCATATACCTTATGGAGAATGTGGCCATGGAAGAACTTATCaccaagcaaaggaaaagcaaagagataGTAGAAGAATCAATAAGATGCAAGTTAAAGATCTTGCAGAATGATGGAGTGGTCACTAGTTTGTGTGCCAGACCCCGTAAAACTGGCCATTCGCTTTTTCTGTTGGGTGGCCAAACCTTTATGTGTGACAAGCTGTACCTGGTGGACCAAAAGGCAAAGGAGATCATTCCAAAGGCTGACATACCAAGTCCACGGAAAGAGTTCAGCGCTTGTGCCATAGGCTGCAAAGTGTATATCACTGGGGGACGAGGGTCAGAAAACGGAGTCTCCAAGGATGTGTGGGTGTATGACACCCTTCACGAGGAGTGGTCGAAGGCTGCTCCCATGCTGGTAGCTAGGTTTGGGCATGGCTCTGCTGAACTTAAGCACTGTTTGTATGTAGTAGGAGGACATACCGCAGCAACTGGTTGCCTTCCAGCTTCCCCATCAGTATCCTTAAAGCAAGTAGAACAATATGACCCTGTGACCAACAAATGGACCATGGTTGCCCCACTGCGAGAGGGAGTAAGCAATGCAGCTGTAGTCAGCGCAAAGCTTAAGCTGTTTGCTTTTGGAGGTACCAGTGTTAGCCATGACAAGCTGCCCAAAGTTCAGTGCTACGATCAGTGTGAAAACAGATGGACAGTACCAGCcacctgcccccagccctggcgCTACACAGCTGCAGCTGTTCTGGGTAACCAGATTTTTATTATGGGCGGAGATACCGAATTCTCTGCATGCTCTGCTTATAAATTCAACAGTGAGACATACCAGTGGACTAAGGTGGGAGATGTGACAGCTAAGCGAATGAGCTGCCACGCTGTGGCATCTGGAAACAAATTGTATGTGGTTGGAGGCTACTTTGGCATTCAGAGGTGCAAAACGTTGGACTGCTACGATCCCACATTAGATGTATGGAACAGCATAACAACTGTGCCCTATTCGTTAATTCCCACGGCATTTGTCAGCACATGGAAGCACCTCCCCTCATAA